ACTTGGTTAGGATGAGCGACGAGATTAATGTTGGTGAGCGACGAGGAATCGAGTCGAAGATGGTGGAGAGAGCGTTGAGCTCGatgtggagaagaagagaagacgaagaaaacGAAAAGCCCTTTTTTCTAATGCTATGAAAAGTAATGGGTTTTGCTAATTGGCCGcgaaaactcttttttttctaagtGTTGGTGCTAAGTGTAAAAACTCGGGTGATTAGTGAGTTTTTAATCCCGCTTAACTGATTTTTCGGCATAGCATAAGTAAAATGCTATAAATTTGTTATCCAGACTTTCAATTACCTTTCCATAGCAGTTACGAAAATTGTGCTATTATAATCTGCTATCAATACCTATATTTGTTGTAGTGCAAGTTATTAAGtggtaatattaaaataacaaggATAAGTCGAATATTAAGTGGTGATATACTCACTTGATAACAcaattttagtaatattaaaataacaaggATATTTGTATTCTCTTTAATTACAAACTAAAAAGACGAATGTGAACAATAGTGTTAGTCAATTCCTAGAGTTCACAACATCAATCTCTGTCtatgaaatatgaaaatatgaaatatgaaaCTAGTACATTTCattcacattaaaaatattattttgtgaaacaTTATTTATAAGATATACATCCATTACTAAACACATAAGAGGAtgaaataatgatatatatatatagtaataaaaattagttaaaccaTGCTTGAAGCTCCTTGTTGAAGGAACCATTTATTTTCTCATAAACTTTTGGAGCCATCGATTTAGAAAAACAAAGACTATGATCACTTTGGAGGCGGCTTGATTGTGACATGGTTCCTGGCCTCAACTTGGTTCGCGATCATCATTACCATCATCATAATGGTGATGAAGGAGGCGATCAGGGTTTTCTTTTCTATAGCCATTGTTTTATAAGCTCTTAAAtggttcttgttttttttcttcttttttcttgatAGTAATCTAAGATCAATAAACCGACGTATttatatgtaaaacaaaaattctaTAAACAGTAAGTTcctaattttaaacttttttgaaTGTTTCAGTTCTTTTATTAGATATTGGTCAAATGATTACCAActttttttagataaaaatctaaaatagtaTTGCATAATTTAAGGAAAGTATTCATgtaaaatattacaaaacttTGTCAAGGAAAATTAACGACCACTAATTTTTTACTTCCCAATTTTTGCAAGCAACATTTTTAGTTTAGACAAATCTCAAACAGATTAAAACCTGATTGGTAGCAGTATGCTGTAGAattcttattaattaataaaatgattgattgaaaagtagcaaaataattttaaaattatcaaaaaattagtatattatatctattttaaaataatatatattaataataaatttgttcttgaaaataatgaatcttattaattatataaattaaattaaatttcaaatatgaattattattatttttaaaataaatgtaaaaattattatttatttaaaatttatttttgggtataaaagtaatttttgacgttattaaataaaataaataaattgtatatagtttatatataaattatcattatttatttattggtaaaACAGCtaatgatttatatatgatattatcttaagaataatatatgatatatgattgatttatttctaaataatatatcccctactatatttgagaagtgattttgacacatgtcttctctacaatcattctcacaaaaataatatgatatagcTACTAAaatgatgacatgtcttatagattaatatgacatggacaatttttgccacatgtcttctctacaatcattctcacaaaaataatatgacatgactaataaaattgataacatgtcttatagattaatatgacatggacaattatacttaatgttaatttatatttttggtaacttttaaaaatatggtaataactcatatattacatttattttcgatttatatttttggacttttttaaaatatggtaataactcataaatcatcattaaaataaatatattcaattatggaatttcaaattcgaaatatcatttaaattaaaaatatttcaaaaatatatacatatttttagaaaattacaaaaattaaatcataaaatcaaattaatcgtaaatcattagtttctcttatatatatctacagattttataaatattttttaattttaatttttgaaaattatgaaattttcatcccctagactatatttgagaagtgattttgccacatgtcttctacaatcattttcacaaaaataatatgacatggctactaaaatgatgacatgtcttatagattaatatgacatggacaattatatttaatgttaatttatatttttgctaaacttttttaaatatgataataactcatgtattacatttattgtcgatttatatttttggactttttaaaaaatggtaataactcataaatcatcattaaataaatatattcaattatggcatttcaaattttgaaatatcatttaaattaaaaatatttcaaaatatatacatatttttagaaaattataaaaattaaatcataaaatcaaattaaatcgtaaaatcattagtttcttatatatatctacagattttaaatattgtttaattttaatttttgacaattatgcaattttacatatttaattaaaataaatagattgaaaaatctacctaagattataattttaaatatatacatgcacattcttaaatatatttcaaaataaacaaaattgttttatcttaattttaatgttcagttaaatcaatttaaattaaaatattaataagaaaaagaaaatttataatattaattaaaaaataaatataatttatttttatctgttagaaaatattttaaaatttttttactgcacatggtgcaggaaaacacctagtgaGAGCATTAAACAAATAGCATTTTGAGAGCATTAACATCTTGTAAATATTTCTAAATGTTTGTGTGGTAAATGTTAATTGAATAATAACGAGTATAATGCTTATTATATTGCTCTGCTAATCAAGCCCAACAATATTGTAATAATGCAAtgtaatctgtttttttttcatcaaatgtAATGTAATCTGTTTAGTATGCATTTGATGATAATAACTTGCACTCCAAGATAGCTTTAACTAAAGGGAACAAGATATCAAACGAGTTTTTTAGGTCGTCCCATAACAATGCACCAATGTAATGCAGGAGTAGAGATATATACTATATCAGACCAAAGTTCATGTCCTTGTTTGGTTTTAATCATGTTAGAAATGTAGtccatgcaaaaaaaaaaagacattaaaaagaagataaaaagagGGATGTAATTGAGATAACACTCTTCTTCCAGATGTGTTCTTCTTATTCACAACAAGGTTAAACAATAATGACAGTCAAAAGAGCCAATTGACACTAATGTTACCAAGCCAGATCAAAAGAGGAAACTGTGCTAAAGCTACAAAGATCAAGAGATAATGATGCCTGCTTGAGTCATAACTCCTAGCTTCCGCAAAGAGAACCCGCTTCATTGTCTTCACCAAGAAAACCCCAGTGCATAAGCAAGTCCATGGAATCAAAACATAGTAAGAGTAACCCCAGATGATCTTGCCAAGAACAGCTAAGCAGAGACCAGCGAAAGCATAGCCTGCATATGCCACAATGTCCAAGAGAGGCGATTCGCTGCTACCCAATGAAAGCAACGTTATCTTCAGCAGCATGACTTGCAGAAACCAGCCAACCATTCCTTTCACAAAAAGCCAGTTCAGCGCTTCCGGAGAAAACCTAGCACCAAGGATCAAAAGTGTGGAATTAAAAGACATAAATACATGAATAGATCTATATATAAGATAAACAAAGTAACTTACTTCCCGTAGAGTCCCAGTGAGAAACCAGCAAGAACAAGATAGGTGCCAAAGGCCATGAGGGGAATGTATAAGTCTGGGGCATTAATATCATATATAGGAGGCTTGTATGAAAGTCTACCCACAACTGGTTCTGAGATTCTAGTCCAATGTCCCTGACAGACAAGGTTTACAGCAAGACTCATCATCATAAAGAGCAAAACAAAACTCAAAGTAAGGCTTCCTCTTTATACCCTATGAAGGAAAGGAATCAGAACAATCTTCAACTTGTTCCTCACGTATTGATCATTCACTTGAAAATAGTATTGTGGATCGGAGAAGTAACGAGTTATCTGTTCATACCAACAACTTAAAAGAgttaaaacaaatgaaacacCAAAGTTATGAATACACAAAACTTACGTTGCTCTGCACATACTCAGAGCTGGATCCGAATATTTTCTCCCCATAAGCTCCCAAGCCGCTTCTGATAAGGCCAGAGCCAGGTCCAGAGAAGGGATTGCCAAATGGGTTAGGCTGAGGAGTTTTCTGAGGAGGCATTGGCATCCCAGGTTGTGGTCCCATGTTGTTGTTATTATACATCTCTGACACTCAACACAAAACCagagcaaataaaaaaaaaagaggttaaaTTTGAAAGCTAATACGTGACAAAGAAAGAAACTTTATTTGAACATGATTCTTGTCTAAGAGGTTTCATGCTTTTGTAACAAGCCAATCATTTAAATGATTCGCTCTCTTTAACACAAGTAAAATCGAACAAGGAATGATAAAGACAGACCTGAAATAAGCTTTGAAGGAGATGATAGATCTAAGCTAGAGCCCTTGCTTTCACGGTTGATTTTGATTATGCGACAAGTAAAGAATCTC
The sequence above is drawn from the Raphanus sativus cultivar WK10039 chromosome 7, ASM80110v3, whole genome shotgun sequence genome and encodes:
- the LOC108860053 gene encoding uncharacterized protein LOC108860053: MYNNNNMGPQPGMPMPPQKTPQPNPFGNPFSGPGSGLIRSGLGAYGEKIFGSSSEYVQSNITRYFSDPQYYFQVNDQYVRNKLKIVLIPFLHRGHWTRISEPVVGRLSYKPPIYDINAPDLYIPLMAFGTYLVLAGFSLGLYGKFSPEALNWLFVKGMVGWFLQVMLLKITLLSLGSSESPLLDIVAYAGYAFAGLCLAVLGKIIWGYSYYVLIPWTCLCTGVFLVKTMKRVLFAEARSYDSSRHHYLLIFVALAQFPLLIWLGNISVNWLF